In Arthrobacter citreus, a genomic segment contains:
- a CDS encoding YihY/virulence factor BrkB family protein produces the protein MAQQDSGGRAQTAPDPEHASKPDSPAEVTKPSWKYILRKTVREFSKDQCTDLAAALTYYTVLALFPALLALVSILGLVGQAESTTNTMLDFLKEFAPASAVGVLEGPIKQLTTSGAAGFALIVGIAGALWSASGYVKAFGRSMNRIYEVDEGRPAWKLLPTQLLVTLILILLVAALLIMLVISGPIAETLGNFIGLGSESLTIWNIAKWPVMVLFAVLVIAILYYATPNVKQPKFRWMSMGAFIALVILAIATLGFSFYVARFGSYNATYGAIGGVIVLLLWLWLANLSLLFGAEFDAEVERGRELQAGIQAEETVQLPARDTRQTEKRQEQEEEDIEQGRKLRQQHAGKDYDDHLHE, from the coding sequence CAGCGGAGGGCGGGCCCAAACGGCACCGGATCCCGAACACGCGAGCAAGCCGGATAGCCCGGCCGAGGTTACAAAGCCCAGTTGGAAGTACATCCTGCGCAAGACGGTCCGGGAATTCAGCAAGGACCAGTGCACCGACCTCGCCGCAGCGCTGACCTACTACACGGTGCTGGCACTGTTCCCGGCCCTGCTGGCGCTGGTGTCCATACTCGGCCTGGTGGGACAGGCCGAAAGCACCACCAACACCATGCTCGACTTCCTGAAGGAATTCGCCCCGGCAAGCGCCGTGGGGGTCCTGGAAGGGCCCATCAAGCAGCTGACCACTTCCGGTGCCGCCGGATTTGCGCTGATTGTCGGTATTGCCGGTGCCCTGTGGTCAGCATCCGGCTATGTGAAGGCCTTCGGGCGGTCCATGAACCGCATCTATGAAGTGGATGAAGGGCGTCCGGCCTGGAAGCTGCTGCCCACCCAGCTGCTGGTCACCCTGATCCTGATCCTGCTGGTCGCGGCGCTGCTCATCATGCTGGTCATCAGCGGGCCGATCGCCGAAACCCTGGGCAACTTCATTGGCCTCGGGTCGGAGTCGCTCACCATTTGGAATATTGCCAAGTGGCCGGTGATGGTCCTGTTTGCGGTGCTGGTCATCGCCATCCTGTACTACGCCACCCCCAACGTGAAGCAGCCCAAGTTCCGCTGGATGAGCATGGGCGCGTTTATTGCGCTGGTGATTCTCGCCATCGCGACCCTTGGCTTCAGCTTCTACGTAGCCCGGTTCGGCAGCTACAACGCCACCTACGGCGCCATCGGTGGCGTGATCGTCCTGCTGCTGTGGCTGTGGCTGGCCAATCTGTCGCTGCTGTTCGGTGCCGAGTTTGACGCCGAGGTGGAGCGCGGGCGTGAACTCCAGGCCGGGATCCAGGCTGAGGAGACCGTGCAGCTGCCAGCGCGCGACACGCGCCAGACGGAAAAGCGCCAGGAGCAGGAAGAGGAAGACATCGAGCAGGGCCGCAAGCTGCGCCAGCAGCACGCCGGCAAGGATTACGACGACCACCTGCACGAATAG
- a CDS encoding APC family permease, with protein MDTSTQAPTASKLKQGITGPMLYLFILGDVLGAGIYALVGEVSGQVGGAIWVPLVVALGLALLTAASYAELVTKYPKAGGAAVFAQRAFKVPAVSFLVGFAMLAAGVTSAAGLALAFTGDYLSPFLDVPPVPAAIVFLLLVALLNARGISESVRSNVVMTVIEVSGLVLVIVLVGLMLGKGEGYPEQITQFPADVNPATAVLAASVIAYYSFVGFEVSANIAEEVRDVRRVYPRAIFAAMLTAGLVYILIGLAASIALPTEDLAGSSGPLLDVVSATGFGVPDWLFSLIALVAVANGALLTMIMSSRLTFGMAEQGLLPGVFGKVLPNRQTPWVAIVATTAVSMILTMTGGLASLAETVVLLLLFVFLSTNVAVIVLRKDKVEEKHFRAPIILPYLAIASCVLLLTQQDATVWLRAGILMGVGLLLFGARFLSKGKNLGSQGK; from the coding sequence ATGGATACCAGCACGCAGGCACCGACTGCCTCAAAACTCAAGCAGGGGATCACGGGCCCCATGCTGTACCTCTTTATCCTCGGCGACGTCCTGGGCGCCGGAATATACGCCCTCGTCGGCGAAGTTTCAGGCCAAGTGGGCGGCGCCATCTGGGTGCCGCTGGTGGTCGCCCTGGGCCTGGCGCTCCTGACCGCTGCCTCCTACGCCGAGCTTGTCACTAAATACCCCAAGGCCGGCGGCGCCGCGGTGTTCGCCCAGCGGGCCTTCAAGGTTCCGGCGGTTTCCTTCCTTGTCGGTTTCGCCATGCTGGCTGCCGGCGTCACCAGCGCCGCCGGCCTGGCGCTGGCCTTCACGGGCGACTACCTCAGCCCGTTCCTGGATGTCCCCCCGGTCCCCGCAGCCATCGTTTTCCTGCTGCTGGTGGCACTGCTCAATGCCCGCGGCATTTCCGAATCGGTGCGCAGCAACGTGGTCATGACCGTCATCGAGGTTTCCGGACTGGTGCTGGTGATCGTCCTGGTGGGTCTCATGCTGGGCAAGGGTGAGGGCTATCCGGAGCAGATCACCCAGTTCCCGGCTGATGTGAACCCGGCAACCGCTGTTCTCGCGGCATCCGTCATTGCCTACTATTCATTTGTTGGCTTCGAGGTCTCGGCCAACATTGCCGAGGAGGTCCGCGATGTGCGCCGGGTTTATCCCCGGGCCATTTTCGCGGCCATGCTCACCGCCGGCCTTGTCTACATCCTGATTGGGCTGGCAGCGTCCATTGCCCTGCCCACCGAGGACCTGGCCGGATCCTCCGGGCCGCTGCTCGACGTCGTCAGCGCCACCGGCTTTGGTGTTCCGGACTGGCTTTTTAGCCTCATTGCCCTGGTGGCGGTGGCCAACGGTGCGCTGCTGACCATGATCATGTCCTCCCGGCTGACCTTCGGCATGGCGGAGCAGGGCCTGTTGCCGGGAGTGTTCGGCAAGGTGCTGCCCAACCGGCAGACTCCATGGGTGGCCATCGTGGCCACCACCGCAGTGTCCATGATCCTGACCATGACCGGCGGACTGGCCTCCCTGGCCGAAACCGTCGTCCTGCTGCTGCTGTTCGTCTTCCTGAGCACCAACGTTGCCGTAATTGTCCTGCGGAAGGACAAGGTGGAGGAAAAGCACTTCAGAGCCCCGATTATTCTTCCGTACCTGGCCATCGCCTCCTGCGTACTGCTCCTGACCCAGCAGGACGCCACGGTGTGGCTGCGCGCGGGCATCCTGATGGGCGTGGGGCTTCTGCTGTTCGGCGCCAGGTTCCTCTCCAAGGGCAAGAACCTGGGTTCCCAGGGCAAGTAA
- a CDS encoding NAD(P)/FAD-dependent oxidoreductase: MTYGSGAGSAHFDVIIIGGGIAGLTAATVLGRARRRVCVIDAGRPRNAPADHVHGFPSRDGVPPRELLRLCRVDLERYDVDIIDAEATALTPDRRVELADGRVLHGRHVVVATGLRDVPPEITGAPERWGRDLLQCPYCHGWEVAERPLAVLASGPSSVQQAFLVRTFSDEVTLICGKDMELTGDDARALAAMGITVVHGTAAELQVRDDAVAAVVLADGRRVPCRAVFCEPGAAVDPLLAEVPGLSRDADGCLETDDAGRTGADRIWAVGNVTDPSSQVVAAAGDAYRLAVALNAELLQEDVAAAVRTAGAEAPPQFSAGEPAAANL; this comes from the coding sequence ATGACTTATGGCTCCGGCGCGGGTTCAGCGCACTTTGACGTGATCATTATTGGTGGTGGAATTGCCGGACTCACGGCCGCGACGGTCCTTGGAAGGGCCCGCCGCCGTGTCTGTGTCATTGATGCGGGCCGCCCGCGGAATGCTCCGGCGGACCACGTGCACGGCTTTCCCTCGCGCGACGGTGTTCCGCCCCGTGAACTCCTCCGGCTGTGCCGCGTGGATTTGGAGCGGTACGACGTTGACATCATCGATGCCGAGGCCACCGCGCTGACCCCGGACCGGCGCGTGGAACTGGCGGACGGCCGGGTGCTGCACGGCCGGCATGTGGTGGTGGCGACCGGGCTTCGCGACGTACCCCCGGAGATTACCGGGGCGCCCGAACGTTGGGGCCGGGACCTGCTGCAGTGCCCGTACTGCCATGGCTGGGAAGTGGCCGAACGCCCGCTCGCGGTCCTGGCCTCCGGACCGTCTTCCGTGCAGCAGGCGTTCCTGGTGCGTACTTTTTCGGACGAGGTCACGCTGATTTGCGGCAAGGACATGGAGCTGACCGGTGACGACGCCCGGGCCCTCGCGGCCATGGGCATAACGGTGGTGCATGGCACGGCGGCCGAACTGCAGGTCCGGGACGATGCCGTGGCGGCGGTGGTCCTCGCGGACGGACGCAGGGTGCCGTGCCGGGCAGTGTTTTGCGAACCCGGTGCCGCTGTGGACCCCCTGCTGGCGGAAGTGCCGGGGTTAAGCCGCGACGCCGACGGCTGCCTGGAGACCGACGACGCCGGGCGGACAGGCGCAGACCGCATTTGGGCGGTCGGCAACGTCACGGATCCATCCAGCCAGGTGGTGGCGGCTGCGGGGGACGCCTACCGCCTGGCGGTGGCCCTGAACGCGGAACTGCTGCAGGAAGACGTGGCGGCCGCGGTAAGGACAGCAGGGGCGGAAGCCCCGCCGCAGTTCAGCGCCGGGGAGCCAGCAGCGGCGAACCTTTAA
- a CDS encoding NAD-dependent epimerase/dehydratase family protein, which yields MRVAVIGATGNVGTALLRRLAQARGERPDGLEIVGIARRIPKTGAPPYDGVQWHSIDIATAEGRDKLTEALRGADAVVHLAWAIQPNHDEAELHRINVHGTENALAAAAAAGVRQFVCASSVGAYSPAPKDRLTDESWPARGIASSHYSRHKGEQEALLDKFEREYPEIPVARLRPGLIFSSDAGTEIGSYFLGPLVPKFVLNKLKLPLIPLPKEFSFQIVHGDDMADAYWRVVDQRAEGAFNIAADPIITPELLAGVLGARRLLNIPVKLLRAVVGITWAARLQRTDPGWIDMAAGAPLMDTSRARDLLGWRPRKTSVESLKYVLDGLSAGDGVKGSPLLAPRR from the coding sequence ATGCGAGTAGCTGTTATCGGAGCAACCGGGAATGTCGGTACAGCCCTGCTGCGCCGGCTTGCACAGGCGCGCGGCGAACGCCCGGACGGCCTGGAGATCGTGGGTATTGCACGGCGTATACCGAAAACCGGTGCCCCGCCGTACGACGGCGTTCAGTGGCACAGTATCGACATTGCCACCGCGGAGGGCCGGGACAAGCTGACGGAAGCGCTGCGGGGCGCGGATGCCGTGGTGCACCTGGCCTGGGCCATCCAGCCGAACCACGACGAAGCCGAACTCCACCGCATCAATGTCCACGGCACCGAGAACGCCCTGGCCGCGGCTGCCGCCGCCGGTGTGCGCCAGTTCGTCTGCGCTTCCTCGGTGGGCGCATACTCCCCCGCTCCGAAGGACCGGCTCACCGATGAGTCATGGCCCGCCCGCGGCATCGCCAGCTCCCACTACAGCCGGCACAAGGGCGAACAGGAAGCCCTTCTCGACAAGTTCGAGCGGGAGTACCCGGAGATTCCCGTGGCGCGCCTGCGGCCGGGCCTGATTTTCTCTTCCGACGCCGGAACCGAGATTGGCAGCTATTTCCTGGGCCCGCTGGTGCCCAAATTTGTTCTGAACAAGCTGAAACTGCCGCTGATTCCGCTGCCCAAGGAGTTTTCCTTCCAGATTGTCCACGGTGATGACATGGCCGATGCCTATTGGCGGGTGGTGGACCAGCGTGCGGAGGGCGCCTTCAACATCGCAGCCGATCCCATCATTACGCCGGAGCTGCTGGCCGGAGTCCTGGGTGCCCGGCGGCTGCTGAACATTCCCGTGAAACTGTTGCGCGCCGTCGTCGGCATCACATGGGCCGCACGTCTGCAGCGCACTGATCCCGGCTGGATCGACATGGCTGCCGGGGCTCCGCTGATGGATACGTCCCGGGCGAGGGACCTGCTGGGCTGGCGTCCGCGGAAGACATCCGTGGAGTCGCTGAAATACGTCCTGGACGGCCTGTCAGCAGGCGACGGCGTTAAAGGTTCGCCGCTGCTGGCTCCCCGGCGCTGA
- a CDS encoding glutathione S-transferase family protein: MADSTGTEQDGGSGFSTRGAYVTGGSEYTRDTNYIETRITRDGRDGYPVEAGRYRLIAARACPWANRTIIVRRLLGLEDAISLGTPGPTHDARSWTFDLDPDGRDPVLGIERLQEAFFRRTPGYSRGITVPAIVDIPSGAVVTNNFPQITEDFSTEWKEFHRDGAPDLLPEEHLEEMRAVNKRIFTEINNGVYRCGFAGSQEAYNAAYDRLWTAMDWLEDRLSRQRYLIGDTITEADVRLFTTLVRFDPVYHGHFKCNRNKLTEMPNLWGYARDLFQTPGFGDTVDFEQIKAHYYIVHEDINPTGIVPKGPDVSNWLSEHHREELGGRPFGEGTAPGPVRAGEEVTPGHGAA, encoded by the coding sequence ATGGCCGACAGCACTGGAACAGAGCAGGACGGCGGTTCAGGGTTCAGCACGCGCGGAGCGTATGTAACCGGCGGCAGCGAGTACACCCGGGACACCAACTACATTGAAACGCGCATCACGCGTGACGGGCGCGACGGATACCCCGTGGAGGCCGGACGGTACCGGTTGATCGCTGCCCGCGCCTGCCCCTGGGCCAACCGGACCATCATTGTCCGGCGGCTGCTTGGCCTTGAGGATGCGATTTCGCTGGGAACGCCCGGCCCCACCCATGACGCCCGCAGCTGGACCTTCGATCTGGACCCTGACGGAAGGGATCCGGTCCTGGGCATTGAACGCCTGCAGGAAGCGTTCTTCCGGCGCACGCCCGGGTACAGCCGGGGCATCACTGTTCCGGCCATCGTGGACATCCCCAGCGGTGCCGTGGTGACGAACAACTTCCCGCAGATCACCGAGGACTTCTCCACCGAATGGAAGGAGTTCCACCGCGACGGCGCTCCGGACCTGCTGCCGGAGGAACACCTGGAGGAAATGCGCGCGGTGAACAAGCGCATTTTCACCGAGATCAACAACGGCGTGTACCGCTGCGGCTTCGCCGGTTCGCAGGAAGCCTACAACGCGGCCTATGACCGGCTGTGGACTGCCATGGACTGGCTGGAGGACCGCCTGTCCCGGCAGCGCTACCTGATCGGTGACACCATCACCGAGGCCGACGTGCGGCTCTTCACGACGCTGGTCCGCTTTGACCCGGTGTACCACGGCCACTTCAAGTGCAACCGGAACAAGCTCACGGAGATGCCCAACCTCTGGGGTTACGCCCGGGACCTGTTCCAGACCCCGGGGTTCGGCGACACCGTCGATTTTGAGCAGATCAAGGCGCACTACTACATCGTTCACGAGGACATTAATCCCACGGGGATCGTGCCCAAGGGCCCGGATGTTTCGAATTGGCTCAGCGAGCACCACCGGGAGGAGCTGGGCGGCCGGCCGTTCGGTGAAGGGACTGCTCCCGGACCGGTCCGTGCCGGCGAGGAAGTGACTCCGGGGCACGGAGCCGCATGA
- a CDS encoding FecCD family ABC transporter permease — MTAAQTAPAAPTAAAGSRRGVRPAARAALLAASVAVLAVACLASVALGARALPLETVFQALTAFDPANGDHAVVASRIPRTVLGLLAGGALGLAGAAMQGVARNPLADPGILGVNAGASFFVVLGIYGFGVASFTGYIWFALAGAALAAVVVYTVASLGREGATPVKLALAGAALSAGLSSMMSALLVSNQQTFDVFRFWQVGSVSGRGWDVITAVLPFLAVGAVITLGAGRALNGLSLGDDLARGLGQRVALSRGITALGVVLLCGAATAAAGPIAFVGLVIPHMVRSLTGPDYRWILPFSLVLAPILLLIADITGRLALPPSEIPVGVMTAVIGAPVFIWLVRRRKPAQL; from the coding sequence ATGACCGCCGCGCAGACCGCCCCGGCGGCCCCCACGGCAGCTGCCGGGAGCCGCCGCGGAGTCCGCCCGGCCGCCCGGGCCGCTCTCCTGGCGGCCTCCGTGGCCGTCCTGGCGGTGGCATGCCTGGCATCCGTTGCCCTGGGTGCGCGGGCGCTGCCCCTGGAAACTGTCTTTCAGGCGCTGACCGCGTTTGATCCGGCCAACGGAGACCACGCCGTGGTTGCCTCCCGCATACCCCGCACGGTCCTGGGGCTGCTGGCCGGCGGCGCGCTGGGCCTGGCCGGAGCCGCCATGCAGGGCGTGGCCCGCAACCCGCTGGCGGACCCCGGAATCCTGGGCGTCAATGCCGGGGCTTCATTCTTTGTGGTCCTGGGCATCTACGGCTTCGGCGTTGCCAGCTTCACCGGCTATATCTGGTTTGCCCTGGCCGGTGCGGCGCTGGCCGCCGTCGTGGTTTACACCGTCGCCAGCCTGGGCCGGGAAGGCGCCACACCGGTGAAACTTGCGCTGGCCGGCGCCGCCCTGTCCGCCGGCCTCAGCTCCATGATGAGCGCCCTGCTGGTCTCCAACCAGCAGACCTTCGACGTCTTCCGCTTCTGGCAGGTGGGCAGCGTATCCGGCCGCGGCTGGGACGTAATCACTGCCGTGCTGCCGTTCCTGGCGGTGGGAGCCGTCATCACGCTCGGGGCCGGCCGGGCCCTCAACGGACTGTCCCTGGGAGATGACCTGGCCCGGGGCCTGGGCCAGCGGGTGGCGCTCAGCCGCGGCATCACCGCCCTGGGCGTGGTCCTGCTGTGCGGCGCCGCCACTGCCGCGGCAGGTCCGATCGCCTTTGTCGGCCTGGTCATTCCGCACATGGTCCGTTCCCTCACCGGACCCGACTACCGCTGGATCCTCCCCTTCTCCCTGGTCCTGGCGCCCATCCTGCTGCTGATCGCCGATATCACCGGCCGCCTGGCCCTGCCGCCGTCCGAAATCCCCGTAGGCGTCATGACCGCGGTCATTGGTGCGCCGGTGTTCATTTGGCTGGTCCGGCGCCGGAAGCCGGCCCAACTGTGA
- a CDS encoding FecCD family ABC transporter permease, which produces MSALLERSEGAAVVSSARRTSVRRVRTVTTALAGAVVVLFAVSILLGTYTVTIPDFFRILGGEQIPGATYIVMESKLPRAVIGTMVGAALGMAGSVFQTMLRNPLASPDIIGISYGASASAVVGIVVFGATGTTVSLAALVGALVVALAIYLLSRRGGAAGYRLILVGIGFAAVMQAVVMFLMTRTDIRTASQALVWLNGSLNSASWDRAGALAIGMLILLPAAAVLARQLRGLELGDDTAAGLGLHVEASRLGLLVTGVALAAVATAAAGPVSFIAFLSGPIARRLLGGRQSLAASALVGSVIVLAADFAGSNLVPGVSLPVGVVTGALGAPFLLWLLVTSNRVGRGG; this is translated from the coding sequence GTGAGCGCGCTGCTGGAGAGGTCCGAAGGCGCCGCCGTCGTCAGCTCCGCACGCCGCACGTCCGTCCGGCGTGTCCGCACCGTCACAACGGCCCTGGCGGGCGCCGTCGTCGTCCTGTTTGCCGTCAGCATCCTGCTGGGCACCTACACGGTGACCATTCCGGACTTTTTCCGCATCCTTGGCGGGGAGCAGATTCCGGGCGCCACGTACATCGTCATGGAGAGCAAGCTTCCGCGGGCCGTGATCGGGACCATGGTGGGTGCCGCGCTGGGGATGGCCGGAAGCGTCTTCCAAACCATGCTGCGCAACCCGCTGGCGAGCCCGGACATCATTGGGATCAGTTACGGTGCCAGCGCCAGTGCGGTGGTGGGCATTGTGGTCTTCGGAGCCACCGGAACCACTGTTTCCCTGGCTGCGCTGGTGGGCGCCCTGGTTGTGGCGCTGGCTATCTACCTGCTGTCGCGGCGCGGTGGAGCCGCGGGTTACCGGCTCATCCTGGTGGGCATTGGCTTTGCCGCAGTGATGCAGGCGGTGGTCATGTTCCTCATGACCCGCACCGATATCCGCACCGCATCACAGGCCCTGGTGTGGCTCAACGGGTCCCTCAACTCCGCCAGCTGGGACCGCGCGGGTGCCCTTGCCATCGGAATGCTGATCCTGCTGCCGGCCGCGGCAGTACTCGCCCGGCAGCTGCGCGGACTGGAACTCGGAGACGACACCGCCGCCGGCCTGGGCCTGCACGTGGAAGCATCCCGGCTGGGCCTGCTCGTGACCGGCGTGGCCCTGGCCGCCGTCGCCACCGCTGCCGCCGGTCCCGTCTCCTTCATCGCGTTCCTCTCCGGTCCCATCGCCCGCCGCCTCCTCGGCGGGCGGCAGTCCCTGGCCGCATCGGCGCTGGTGGGCTCCGTGATAGTGCTGGCCGCTGACTTTGCCGGATCCAACCTGGTGCCCGGCGTATCGCTTCCCGTGGGCGTGGTGACCGGCGCGCTGGGTGCTCCGTTCCTGCTGTGGCTGCTGGTCACTTCCAACCGTGTAGGCCGAGGAGGCTGA
- a CDS encoding ABC transporter ATP-binding protein encodes MGNPQNLSGEQELPTLSAQDLVLSYGERIVVDGLSVTLPAGRITMIVGANACGKSTLLRGLSRLLKPAGGTVLLGGKDIHSRPAREVARTLGLLPQTPTAPDGITVADLVGRGRYPHQGWFRQWTPADDEAVASALEATGTLDLADRNVDELSGGQRQRVWIAMALAQETQILLLDEPTTFLDVTHQIEVLDLVTDLNRRSGTTVAIVLHDLNLAARYADHLIAMKSGAIAAQGAPADVVTEELVRDVFGLESRVISDPVAGTPMVVPLGRHHTAAPQQDDLPEDAPAKDASAVGYLPNPQDTGTTSTIKNRLEAAS; translated from the coding sequence ATGGGAAACCCCCAGAACTTGTCCGGTGAGCAGGAGCTGCCCACCCTGAGCGCGCAGGACCTGGTGCTTTCCTACGGGGAACGCATTGTGGTGGACGGGCTGTCGGTCACCCTTCCGGCCGGCCGGATCACCATGATCGTGGGCGCCAACGCGTGCGGCAAATCCACCCTGCTGCGCGGGCTGTCGCGGCTGCTGAAGCCCGCCGGCGGGACCGTGCTGCTCGGCGGCAAGGACATCCATTCACGTCCGGCACGCGAAGTTGCACGGACGCTGGGACTGCTGCCCCAGACGCCCACCGCACCCGACGGCATCACTGTCGCCGACCTCGTGGGCCGCGGCCGCTACCCGCACCAGGGCTGGTTCCGCCAATGGACACCGGCCGACGACGAAGCCGTCGCCTCCGCCCTGGAAGCAACAGGCACGCTGGACCTGGCGGACCGGAACGTTGATGAACTCTCCGGCGGCCAGCGCCAGCGGGTATGGATTGCGATGGCCCTGGCCCAGGAAACACAGATCCTGCTCCTGGACGAGCCAACCACCTTCCTAGACGTCACGCACCAGATTGAGGTGCTGGATCTGGTCACCGATCTCAACCGCCGGTCCGGCACCACCGTGGCGATCGTCCTGCATGACCTGAATCTGGCAGCCCGATATGCGGATCACCTGATCGCCATGAAATCCGGAGCCATTGCCGCTCAGGGCGCCCCGGCCGACGTCGTCACCGAGGAACTTGTCCGCGACGTTTTCGGACTGGAATCCCGCGTTATCAGCGACCCCGTTGCCGGCACCCCCATGGTGGTTCCGCTGGGACGCCACCACACCGCTGCACCGCAGCAGGACGACTTACCGGAGGACGCGCCGGCGAAGGACGCGTCAGCAGTGGGCTACCTGCCCAACCCGCAGGACACCGGCACCACATCGACCATCAAGAACCGCCTGGAGGCAGCATCATGA
- a CDS encoding siderophore-interacting protein gives MTQVRTRNGATAAPRKARRASSAGAVMCFEVEVKRVQRLSGNFQRITFAGSCLAEFGVQGQTHDLRIKVVVPSVDSDGRALPMPKFDCSDTAWYRNWLQLDAGVRGSMRTYTVRAARCGGPEPEIDIDFVLHFDEAGKGGPASSWAAAAQPGDRVSIIGPNAAHCVTAESYGGVEWRPGMARHVLLAGDETAVPAITAILESLPADITGHALLEVPADTDTLPVSTQSSVQVSWLPRGSRPHGELLEAAVREAVVLPGWASVDGAPVPPRPVIEDVNVDEAILWETPQRLTEAAVKATPNPHAPSGALPFYAWIAGEAAVVRGLRRYLVTEAGIDRKQVAFMGYWRSGRAES, from the coding sequence ATGACGCAGGTCCGCACCCGCAACGGAGCAACCGCCGCTCCCCGCAAGGCACGCCGTGCCTCCAGCGCAGGAGCGGTCATGTGCTTCGAAGTGGAAGTGAAGCGGGTCCAGCGGCTGAGCGGGAACTTCCAGCGGATCACCTTCGCCGGCTCCTGCCTCGCCGAGTTTGGCGTCCAGGGACAAACCCACGACCTGCGCATCAAAGTGGTGGTTCCCTCGGTTGACTCCGACGGCCGGGCGCTGCCCATGCCGAAGTTCGACTGCAGTGACACCGCCTGGTACCGCAACTGGCTGCAGCTCGACGCCGGCGTGCGCGGTTCCATGCGCACGTACACCGTCCGCGCGGCACGCTGCGGAGGCCCGGAGCCGGAGATCGACATCGACTTTGTCCTGCACTTTGATGAGGCGGGCAAGGGCGGCCCGGCCTCCAGCTGGGCCGCGGCGGCACAGCCCGGTGACCGGGTCAGCATCATCGGGCCCAACGCGGCACACTGCGTCACCGCGGAAAGCTACGGCGGCGTCGAGTGGCGTCCGGGCATGGCCCGGCACGTCCTGCTGGCCGGCGACGAAACAGCCGTCCCGGCCATTACCGCCATCTTGGAATCACTGCCCGCGGACATCACCGGGCATGCGCTGCTGGAGGTTCCCGCAGACACCGACACGCTGCCGGTGTCCACCCAATCCTCAGTGCAGGTGTCCTGGCTGCCCCGCGGCTCCCGTCCCCACGGCGAGCTCCTCGAGGCCGCCGTCCGGGAAGCTGTCGTCCTTCCCGGCTGGGCCTCCGTGGACGGGGCGCCGGTGCCGCCGCGCCCGGTTATCGAGGACGTCAACGTTGACGAGGCCATCCTGTGGGAGACGCCGCAGCGGCTGACCGAAGCCGCGGTAAAGGCCACACCAAACCCCCATGCGCCCTCCGGTGCGCTGCCGTTTTACGCCTGGATTGCCGGTGAAGCTGCAGTGGTGCGCGGGCTGCGCCGGTATCTGGTGACGGAAGCCGGCATTGACCGCAAGCAGGTGGCCTTCATGGGTTACTGGCGCAGCGGCCGGGCCGAATCCTAG
- a CDS encoding M23 family metallopeptidase, producing MGAAAALVVGSVVVGTAQSAHEPGELQRTTVVSELPAEEPAEAEPAEPEGPSEGQGSTTPVEGPAEPAPEPEPEPASVPLDELRVTSPFGWRENPLLASGALEFHNGIDFGAVTGTPVKAAAGGTVTYAEYHQYGGLRIVVDHGNGTETTYNHLSEIHVEVGQQVDFNTVIGAIGSTGNSTGPHLHFEVMINGEYQDPAVWLGI from the coding sequence ATGGGCGCGGCAGCCGCACTGGTGGTGGGGTCGGTGGTTGTGGGAACGGCCCAGTCAGCCCATGAGCCGGGAGAACTGCAGCGCACCACGGTGGTGTCGGAGCTCCCCGCTGAGGAACCCGCGGAAGCGGAACCGGCTGAACCCGAAGGGCCGTCCGAGGGACAGGGTTCCACCACACCGGTGGAGGGCCCGGCGGAGCCCGCTCCCGAGCCCGAACCGGAGCCCGCATCAGTACCACTGGACGAACTGCGGGTAACATCGCCGTTTGGCTGGCGCGAGAACCCGCTGCTGGCCAGCGGGGCCCTGGAATTCCACAACGGCATCGACTTTGGTGCTGTCACCGGCACCCCAGTGAAGGCCGCTGCCGGTGGAACGGTGACCTACGCCGAGTACCACCAGTACGGTGGCCTGCGGATCGTGGTCGACCACGGAAACGGCACCGAAACCACCTACAACCACCTGAGCGAAATCCACGTTGAGGTGGGCCAGCAGGTGGACTTCAACACGGTGATCGGCGCCATCGGCAGCACGGGTAATTCCACCGGTCCGCACCTGCACTTTGAAGTGATGATCAACGGCGAATACCAGGATCCTGCCGTTTGGCTGGGTATCTAG